The Chanos chanos chromosome 9, fChaCha1.1, whole genome shotgun sequence genome includes the window ATGACAAACAGTATGGTAATTACACGTGAAATTTAGGCCCTTTAGGTTATTTCAGAATTATATTACAACACCACTAATCTCCCGTATAGgcatcaaataaataaattacctTTGAGgcatgacagttttttttttaatctgcgaCACAACAGCCATTATTCCCTTGAGCAAAACCTGAGATGTTCCTGACTCTATCAGAACTGGTTTTAACATGTGAACGAGATTAAAACGGGCTCAGGTTTGTGACAGATGTTACAGTCAAGACATCATTGAGCAACACagaactgatctgaggtcagcgGATATACAGTACACTATAACTGCCAGGTCGAAGTGCATTTTAGCTAAATCCTTACCGCTATTTTGAACCAAACTCTCCATCCCTGCCACCTGACTttatgacagtttttttctttttgaacattGAGACAAGACTGAGGAGACTGTGAACAGGCAGAAGAGAgattttacaaaatgaaaagtcGCTTAGTCATAGGGTCAAATAAATTCATGTGAAATTGTCGTTAGGGTCAGGCGGTGTCTGTATTTTATGAGCTATTTCGAAAAGCACCACAGCTGGTCAATGCAGTTTATGCGGCTGACGGGGGGGAAGAAGCTGTAGTAGACACGTGAAAGATAAAAAAACGATATTCATGCATACGCTGCCTGCGGCTGCAGGCACACGCATGCGACTGCGCAGATGTGTCAGTCACCTCTCAACCCGGCACAAACGCGGGGCTTTCAAAGACGTTTCAAACAGACCTTAATCAGAAAAGAAgggatgaataaatgaaatgaaggaataaaCGGAAGCAGGGatatggatggagagatgtgaaGAAGCCCCCTTAGGGGTCAGCAGGTCACGACCCCCTCAGAGTAACAGGCAGCGGACGGTGTTCTTTTTGGGCTGGTCTTGGGTGATTTTCACCGCCTGCGTTCCGCCCTGAGTACCCCCTCCTTGCTcctgaggggagaaaaaaacaaagaccaaaaagCTCTGTTGATGACTGCGTGCTTCCCGAACCACTGTGAGTAAGAGAGGAGTAATGCATGACATGGCAGACATGTGACTCCAGACGGTTTGCTATGAGTTAGTTTGCTATGTGCTTGTGGAGTCTATAGAGAATAAATACTATAAAAGCCATCATGTCATGTAGTTGATGCATCAATACGCTGGTGTTGAGTGTTTTGAAGTTGTTATAAGAACACAGTATGACAGCTGGTATATAGGTGTTTTGAAACAATCATTCTAGATGACAATGCTATACAATCCCAGAGGTCTAACACTGTAGTCTATGATTGCATTACCCAAAAAACAAGGGTTTGCATTTCATCTTAAAAACACCCAGATTTTGCACAAATAtcttaaaacagacaggacacatTCCGTTGCTTTCAAACTCAAAGCTTTATGGTGTCTTTTGCTCAGATTGATTTGGTAAACAACAGTGACCCTGAGGCAGATCTGGgagaaatatgtatttatagtCATTTGACTGACTGGCCTGTGAGGGGGTTAttgtcactgaaatattttaaacacattttcacttaAGACATAAGGAAGCAtggcttgagagagagagggagagagagagagagacagatagggagagagacagtcagacagagagagagagagagagagagagagacagagagagagtgagagagagagagagagagagagagacactcagacagagagagggagagagacagagagaatggctGAAAAGAAGACTGCTCAccattttcttttccactttAGCTTTGATATGTCGTGCCAAGGTCACGAACGCCTGTGaaacaatagagagagagaaagagagagagagagagagagagagagagacatagagagagagagagagagagagagagagagatggagggagatgcagatgaaacatgaaaagctgTAATATCACTGGTGGTAACACTGCAGTAGAGATTGTCtacaacattacaaaaaaaaaggtcacggGATTTCCCTGCAGGATTACCCCTGGAGTCACATGACCTCGCAGGTGTGAAATACACAACGTACGTTTTCCACATTGATGTCAGCCTTGGCGCTGGTCTCCATGAAGGTAATGCCACGTTCCGCTGCCAGCTGGGaacccagagagaggaaagcgtTTTTAAACACAAACCCATTCAGTCATGCACTTATCGCTACATTAAAATTAATACCCCAGTTAAGTGGAACGTCTAGAATGTCAAACATTCCAAAAACATAATGGAGATTATAATCTGTATTATCCTGTAATAATCTGGATTACAGTGCAGAGTGTTCCTTAATACGCACTTAATGTCCATAAATAGATTCTGTATGGGTTGAAAAGTGTGTTATGGGTTTTCCACAGTGTATCTCTGCAAACCAAGTTAAGGTAAAGACAGAGCATTCATAGAGACATCACTGATCAGTGGCTCCATCTGGGGTCATTAGTCGCAACAACATAAACACTTCATGTCAGAGAGACAACATTATGATCCCTGAGGGGGCCAGTTGCTTTGCAGAGGCTCAAATATCGATGAATTATAAGTCaagcaatatttttttaaaaattcaatgcaaatgagacattttgtcattttaccaATGCACGACTGAGCACAAACACCATCTAAATcacagtaaatgtaaacacacacacacagacaaacacacacacagacacaaacacacacacacacacagacaaacacacacacagacacacacacagacacacacacacacacacagacaaacacacacacacacacacacacacacacacacacacagacaaacacacacacagacacacagacccacagagacacacacacacacacagacaaacacacacacagacacacagacccacagagacacacacacacacacacacaaacacacacacacacacacacacacacatacacacagacacacacagacaaacacacaaacacacacacacacacacacacacacacacaaacacagacaaacatacacacacacacagagagacacgcacacacagacagacacacacacacacacacacacacacacacacacagacagacaaacacacacacacacacaaacacacacgcagacaaacacacacacacacacacacacacacacacacacacacacctgctctcctctctgtacAGACACCTGTCGGCTGCTGTTCATGTCACACTTGTTGCCCAGTAGCATCTTCACCACGTCTGctgaggcatgctgggaaagcacaacattcagtgaaaaataaaaacaataataataataataattattattattatcatatctTACATATGACAGAATACCTGCATGAGGTTACTCTGTAACATGTACTTAACGGAGACGCTTATGTCCTTAACATGATCCAGTAATCCAACCCACTCAACAGTCATAGGTCAATAACAACAGCTCTTTACCTCCTCAATGTTCTTAATCCAGTTTTTAATGTTGTCGAAAGATTTCTCACTGGTTATGTCGTACACGAGCATAATACCCTACAAAGACAgtcaaaacaaattaataaatacatacatacataaacacatacatgccaAATAAGCCTGATATGGGTAAAACAAACGTCTGAAATGCTTGAGCGACTGGACCCTGTTCCTAGAGTGACTGGGCCCTGTTCCTAGAGTGACTGGGCCCTGTTCCTAGAGCGACTGGACCCTGTTCCTAGAGTGACTGGGCCCTGTTCCTAGAGTGACTGGGCCCTGTTCCTAGAGTGACTGGGCCCTGTTCCTATGCTTGTACATGGTTCCTGTTCTTTGTGTTCTCTTCTGCTAAAGCTTTTATTGTTCCACCAGGACCGAGCACGCAGAAGCAACACCAGACaagcaccacacaaacacagaacctTCATCAAAACTGTCATCTGACCTATTACAGGAGCAAGGTCACAAAGAAAGGGAGAACAGAAGGGAAGAAGTGGAACAGGGTCCAGTCATCCAAGTGCTTTTCCGAATCAGGtctgaaacaaacaagccaACACTAATACAAACAACTTTAACTAATACATAGTCACAAATACACGCTGATCATAAACTCTGtatttgtttcattgtttgaaCAAATTACGTGACCTGTGACCTGTGATTTACTCTACAATGCAGTTGTAGAGTTCAGTGCTTCATCAGAACGCATTTCAATCAAATATTCAAATCCAATCCTGTAAAGCAAAGCAGGGGCCCCATTTGACTCCAGAGcacccactgtcctgcatgattttaattctcttttaaaGTGCTCTCCATCTCAGGAAAGTCTTAAGGGAACATCTGAAAATTGAAAGTAAATCACGTGTGTCCTATCTtggaatgaacaaacaaacaaacaaaaaaaccccagcagaAAGGGTGGGTCTTCAGGACCAGACTGTCATCAATAATAAAAGGTGTATTCCAGGTGTAACTCGATATACAGGTGAGTCAAGTGAGCTAACTCTACGGCACGTATTAATGTGAGGTAAACTGGCCTACCATGGCTCCTCTGTAATAGGCAGTCGTGATGGTGCGAAATCTCTCCTGACCGGCGGTGTCCCTGCAAAGCAAAGCGACACTGAACTAAGCCGCGTCTTTACAACTAACATACCTTTATGTCCAATCCCACCTCGACTTATATGTCTTAACACGTTTTCCTACTTACCATATTTGAAGCTTAATCCTCTTCCCATCAACGTCTATTGTTCTGATTTTGAAGTCAATTCCTTGAGGCGCGAGAAAGAAACACTCTTATTATGAAAACATTCCAGCGCACTAAGAGCAGGAGGTTCCGTCGCCGGCTCTTTCTGGATTTGGTCGTGTTCAAACATACCTTGCGTTTACAAgatttgtgatttgtttcaACAGTACTCAAGTGAAATAATTATCTCCCTGCCTTCCTTTACGCTGTGAGTTAATTAGCGAAACTAAATGTCACAATGTCGTTCGGAGCGAATACTGGTAAGGCAGGCCGGCCCACACGGTATGAATGCATACCGCTCCACAATACAGAGCCTTGAGAAAATTCCCGAGCCATTAGTCAGGGTGAAATCCACATAGACCATTATAACTCTGCTTCTTACCGTCAGCTGGAACGGATAAATAAAGACAATTACTTGGGGTGAGATTCTACAGTCCGGACAAGCTGTTTGCAAAGTCAATCACATGACACATGTACACTGACTAAAGCaaataaacagggaaaaaaaagttgtggtTTCGTTCATGCCGTACGTTGCATTTCTGGTGCTTTGGTACTGTTTAAGCGCATGTAGTCTGTCAAGAGAAGAAAATGGCACGTAACAAACACGCAGACCACACTGCGGGCCAAGGCTAGGAATCTAATAAATGCAAGTCAGGTTCTCTGAACTTTGGCTCTTGTGCTGTCACGCACCACATCAgcgtaatgtcagtgtaatagTAAGTATTCCGAAATCATTCGGTAAGGTTTACCAACTCTGTATCGTTGACGTTGATTTTCCTATATGTAGAACTAAAATTGTTTTACCAACTGCTTTACGGCTTGTCCAGGAGCCCTAACAAAACTGACGACAGAGACTTCTCATTCATAATGCAGCTCTCTGGATTGTTAAGTAACCGGGCGGCACAGATTTAATAGTCTAGATTCAATAATATACGGTACCTACCTATAGTTGAGATAAAACTTGTGTTAAAGGAATCTTCAGAAAACCTAAACAACACGCAGGTCTTTCCGACACCGGAGTCGCCGATTAGCAGTAGTTTAAACAAGTAATCATACGTCTTCGCCATATTAATAAGTTTCGCGGAAATACCTACCTGCGGAGTCCGGAACAGCAGTATTAAAAAGGCTGTGTGACGTCAGTGAGTCGAAGATAATTGTAAGACTGAATGCTACACTCGGGCATAGTTCAGTCTTATTCGAAACATGAGAAAATCATTTGtggcctttgtttgttttttttgtggacaTGTCCGAATTTGCGTGTATGTAAGCCTACGTAcgtttcattattttatttttcctcttgctCTGTAACTCTTCATTTATAAGGCAAGAATTCTTCATGCAGATGTATTCTTAAACAGAGTGAAATCTTCAGTCCAAATCAGCGGCGCAAGAGCGCGGGGTAAACCCAGACCTGTAGGGGGGTTGGGGTGCAATCACTTAATTTTGacagctaaatgcaccattttcctACACtttgagacagaaacggaaagcctaaaggcagtAGCGTTACCAGGATGACATAGCGTATTCTACACTGCAGCTTCGccacttctaatttgatgcatcaatcaaaaatgtcaaaacacaaacaccggAGCTGGAGCCTCCAAAGCACCTGCGGGACAAGAACGTATTTTCAGCGTCTGGGGGCAGCCCACTTTAGATGGGATTACAAAGAACCCACCCCCCGGCCCACACCCCCAACACAGAACTATATCTACCTTCACAAATCAACAGGACTGTACTGTACATTAGAAGCGAGCTAGGTTACCGCTGcaatggttctctctctgtttttggcaTAACGTGGACGATGTTGATTATCAcagatattctgagagccaaaaaagtgtgtgtgtgtgtgtgtgtgcgcgcgcgcgtgtttatGAGGGGGGTGGGCACTTTTGGTTTTCCCCCCTGACCCCCGCTTGCGGCGCCCCTGGTTTGTATCATTCATTAGTAGTGAATTTGGGGAGGTGAGCAAATATGAAATCTCTCTCAGTTCAAAGTCAGTCCCCGGGAAAAGCAGGAAAAATATTGGCAGGGGGAGTgggtgaacagcgctttcccctcccttaACAttcacggctgaagtgcccttgggcaaggcacttagcCGCAAAACTGCCCCCAGGGCGCTACGGTTGTGTGGCTGTccactgctccgggtgtgtgttcactgcctcctagtgtgtgtgtgtattcactgcctcctagtgtgtgtgtgtgtgtgtgtgtgtgtgtgtgtgtgtgtgtgcgtatgttcactgcctcctagtgtgtgtgtgtgtgtgtgttcactgcctcatagtgtgtgtgtgtgttcactgctttgaATGGGTCAAAATGCAGAGGTAATAAACTTACACTAACAACAAATTTGCACATTCAGAGTTTGTTCTTGAATCCGTGGCTTACGAAGAATAAAAGTTAAACAAATTCTTTAGATTTTATACAAATTTATTAAACAGAAAGTAGAACAGATACATTGAACACAGATTTTGTGAGGAAATTGTGGGtctcataaagaaaaaaagcagaagccATAACAGTATTCTCACTGTTGATgattataatattaataataataacaacaataataaaaaaaaaacatgtaaatgcaCCTTAACTCTTGAATTATGAATTCTTTGGTTTGGAATGTTCCCGAATAAACGGTGGAATGTTGAGAAAATAGTAAACTTTAatcataattaaaaaataaaaacggtATGTGGATTCTGGACCATGTGACAGTTATTAACCGATGTTACGGTGatgtcacagacagactggacgTTTGTAAGTGTTCTGGAATGGGATGACGTCATAGAGCGGATGGCAATTTATTTACGACATATTCGTTGGCATCATTCTGTGACCACAGAGAGTTTAAGCTTTTCATCAGCCCACGTGTATAACTGACATACTTTTCAAACTTAACTTTAGTGTGAACCCATTCTCCTGTCTGAACACTGCTTAGCACTTGTACATGACAGCGGCACAACGGCCAAACGTTTGAAAGTACGGCGCTTTCATTGAGTCTGACCAGTAGATGGCGCCAATGAACCACTCTGCAGTCAACATGCACAGACCACACAGAACCCAAATTACCGTTATATTCAGCGCATGAATATCTAGATCAGTGGaaataatatttgtgtgtgtgtatgtgtgtgtgtgtgtgtgtgtgtgtgtgtgtgtgtgtgtgtgtgtgtgaatgtgtgtatgtgtgtgtgtgtgaatgtcaaaacaaaaataaaaaaaaaaaacagctaacatctttcagaaaacacaaatgctGTGAACTCATCAGAATAAgagggtgtttttttcctcctttggtGAAGACATTAAGAAAAGAGAGTAAAGctgagaagggggagagagaaaacctaTCACAGACACAAGCATTCATTTTAAACCCTCTTTCCGAGGACTTTACAGCTTGAAACATGGAATGGAGTCGAATATTCGTGGAATGTCGTTGAATGGTGATCCGTTTCTTCCaggctcttcctcctctttctcttataAGCTGTTGAGCTCCAGTAGAGTTTGGTCCAGGACCTGGTGCATTCCCAAGTTCTCCTCTTTGGCAGAAGAAAGTTTTtctgaagagaaggaaagagtcGAGAGCAAACGTGAATATCTGAATATCTTTATGAATGCTTGTctattagtgtttttttttccccttctttatttaaatgaggAGAACAGTGTTCAAACAGTGGTTGGTTTTAAATAAAGCTGATTTGCATAACTGCTCTCTTAATGGTCAGTGGCTGAGCATTCCAAACCACATCATCTCATTTGCATACATCTGCAACCCAGGGCCTGTAGTGTACATGAGCTGCAGTGTCGCTGTAGAGGACGGCTTGATAAAATGTTGATTACATTCCTAAGTTAtgtgtgtccagtctgactgaatTAATCAAAACGTGTGTTacatgattttctttctcaaaaCTCTGTTAATAGCGTGTAGATTATTGCaccatcacacaaacatacacacacacacatacacacacacacacacacacacatataaggaCACACCATGCAGATGTCACTGCTAGTATCACAAAACCACCACCCAAACATGAAAACAGGCAAAGTTAATATTTCTCAGTGTGACGGCCAAAACAAAATCTCACCTTTGTTGACTTTATAACTGAGTTACACTGGTAAAGATAATCACTACACATTTCACATTAGGACAGTTTAACATGtggaaaatcaaaaatgaaaacataacaaacaagACAGTAACCTGTGTTACTCCATGGACAGTATATATGGAAGTAATAGAAGTATGAATACAAATGATGTGGTATGAAAACTAGACTGTCTAAAAACGGCTCCAGGTGTAAGGAAGAAGTCGTTTCTGTTTGTCATCGCATTTCAgaacataaaatgaaacaaaacaaatctcttttTGACTGAGAAAATGAGTGGAGAGTTTGAgtaggaaaaacagagagctttTATTGAGAACTGCCATTGTTAttgcacagagaaaagagcaagGCACAGAGAAACAGCTTAGCAGCAGCTGACAGCATaaacagaggatgagagaaagagaaagagagagagagagagagagagagagagagagagagaaagaaagaaagacagaaagagagagagagagagagagagagaaagaaagagagagcgagagagagagggcagtgaTAATGTCACAAATGCCGTCATGGAAACCATACGACAAGATGTTCTATAgaatgtttggtttcatttcaaTCAATTAAAGCTTTGGCTCCCAGCCTGGTGGGCTGGCTCCATTGAGAATCTGAAGTCAGAATGTCCTCTCCCTCAGTGAGTGCGTCTCCCAGCACAGAGAgttgcagagagaaacagaagagggCGGAAGCGTGGAGCGAACAGTAAAGCGTAAGGAGCAGGTTTGGCGTTTACAGTGAGGTCATGTCGTTGAGGGCGTGATCCAGTTCCTCACTGATGGCTTTATACTTCAGTTTCTGAGCATACAGCTCATCTGAAGGTCAAAGGGTCATCGAcaggagcaggcagaggaggCGAAAGCAGATGCACAGAGAAGGAAGTAAAAAAGGCCATGgaaaaggggaagagagagagagagagagagagacagagagagagagagagagagagagagagagagagaaaagaggacaggTCAGCAGGTGAAGACATGTGTTCAGAAAAAGATGATTTGAAAGCAGTTCTATACAGTCATTCGTTGAATGTGAAACCAGTTTACAGATAGTGAAAGCTGAGCATGAAGAGAAATGGTTATGAAATATCGGCCTATgacctacagcacacacacgccctaATCAATTTTGATAAGCCTATTAGGCAAACACTGTCTGATAGCtaactgttcatttacacagccaacacagagaaaaggttcTCACttagttacagagagagagagagagagagagagagagagagagtggacatTCTCTTATTCCCCTGAGACAAAGGCTGTTACCCAACCTGATCTATTATTTCCATATACGCTGAAGAACATATATTTCTCTCATAGAGACgttttttttaagctgctgCTGAAATGTGAAACTGAGCGAACAGTAGACGTCTGTGAATACGACCCAGAATGGAGCTGTGCGTGTGAGATATTTTATTGCTCGTGGAGAAACAGCTTTCTGACCAGTTCCTGACCTTGAGAAACTAGAGCCACTCCGGATATTTGAACACACTCAGTATACACACCATTAGTCCCTCTGTGACAGTATGTGGCCTTACATAAGCATTCATAAGACATTCATAAACGACTCATAGGCTGTCTTAACGTTCACTGAGGACAGACATTGCCCAGTGGGTGTCGTTAAGGGTAATCTTAACTGAAAACCTGCTTAATATATAATGGTACAATGTTACTTTATTCTTAAATGTGTGTAGAACAAACAGTTTACTGAGAGGGATTAACTATACGGTTACTCTAGCATTCACTTAGAACAAACCCTATCAATAAGCCCTTATTCACGTCTGAGGACAGTTTGTTCTAAGCTCGCAAAAATGTCAAGGTCCCAAAAATACGCGAGCGCAGATGAGAATAATTTTGTCTGAATGTGAGCTAGAGGTCTGAAAACAGAGGCGTTCGTACCTTCCAGATCGTCGATGGACTTTTCCAGTTTGGCCACTGTCCTCTCAGCAAACTCTGCACGAGTCTccgcctaaaaaaaaaaaaaaaaacccacagagtcACGGAGGAGTCAAAGGAGGGGTCAGAGGAGTCTAAGCCGAGTCAGAGATGTGTCAAACAGCAGTCAGACAATactgaaacaagagaaaacGGCGAGTCAGACGCTGCATCAGCTGAAAAGGAGCCTTAGAGATGACGGCTCAAAGTAAGTCATGCGGGATTCTGACGACAGTGTGACAGGAAACAGTCTTACGCGCTGAAGACAGTCCTACGGGCTGAAAACAGCCCGTTTACCAAGCCGTGT containing:
- the LOC115820467 gene encoding ras-related protein Rab-8A-like isoform X2, with amino-acid sequence MAKTYDYLFKLLLIGDSGVGKTCVLFRFSEDSFNTSFISTIGIDFKIRTIDVDGKRIKLQIWDTAGQERFRTITTAYYRGAMGIMLVYDITSEKSFDNIKNWIKNIEEHASADVVKMLLGNKCDMNSSRQVSVQRGEQLAAERGITFMETSAKADINVENAFVTLARHIKAKVEKKMQGGGTQGGTQAVKITQDQPKKNTVRCLLL
- the LOC115820467 gene encoding ras-related protein Rab-8A-like isoform X1, with protein sequence MAKTYDYLFKLLLIGDSGVGKTCVLFRFSEDSFNTSFISTIGIDFKIRTIDVDGKRIKLQIWDTAGQERFRTITTAYYRGAMGIMLVYDITSEKSFDNIKNWIKNIEEHASADVVKMLLGNKCDMNSSRQVSVQRGEQLAAERGITFMETSAKADINVENAFVTLARHIKAKVEKKMEQGGGTQGGTQAVKITQDQPKKNTVRCLLL